The following DNA comes from Bacteroidetes bacterium SB0662_bin_6.
CGGCAAGCGACGGCATGCTTAACGTAGGCGTTGGGGAGGATATCTCTATCACAGAATTGGCCGAAATCATCCGGGGCGTGGTGGGTAGCGAAAGCGCTATACGCTACGACCCGACCCGACCGGACGGTACGCCGCGTAAACTCATGGATGTTTCCCGGATGAAGAATCTTGGCTGGAGTGCCCGGACTCCTATACGGGAGGGGTTTTCGAAAACATATGCCTGGTATCTGGCCAATGAATTGAAAGAAGTGGAAGCGTGATTCGCATTAAGCACATACCCTGTTTATTTTTGCCGGTCCTTGTGTGTATGAGTAGTGCATGCGCCATGTCGGAAGAAGAGCCCGAGCCTCTTCCCGAGTTACGCGTTTGCGAAATAGGCGATCTGGTATGGAGCGACGAATTCGATGAGGACGGTCTCCCGAACGCCTCGAAGTGGCGCTATGACACAGGGGGCCACGGATGGGGCAATGAGGAATTACAGTATTACACCTCGGAGCGTTCGGAGAATGTCCGGGTCGAGGATGGCATCCTGATCATCGAGGCGCACAGGGAATCCTGGAGGGGCAGCGAGTACACTTCCACCCGTCTGCTTTCAAGGGCGGAATGGACCTACGGCCGGTTCGAGGCCCGCGCCATCCTGCCGTCCGGCAGGGGCACATGGCCCGCCATATGGATGCTGCCGGATCTGCAAAAATATGGAGGATGGCCCCGGGCCGGCGAGATTGACATCATGGAGCATGTGGGGTTTAACCCGGACCAGGTGCACTCCACGGTGCATACGGATGCATACAATCATACGAAGG
Coding sequences within:
- a CDS encoding glycoside hydrolase family 16 protein, giving the protein MSSACAMSEEEPEPLPELRVCEIGDLVWSDEFDEDGLPNASKWRYDTGGHGWGNEELQYYTSERSENVRVEDGILIIEAHRESWRGSEYTSTRLLSRAEWTYGRFEARAILPSGRGTWPAIWMLPDLQKYGGWPRAGEIDIMEHVGFNPDQVHSTVHTDAYNHTKGTHRGASIAVPTARSEFNVYAVEWTPSEIRGYVNETQYFTFANERLTNSQADDRHWPFDHPFHLIFNIAVGGTWGGQQGVDPDIWPQRLQVDYVRVYGCES